The following DNA comes from Chryseobacterium viscerum.
TCTGTACTAAACCAGGCTGTCCATTTTCTTCCTCCAAATTCTGTAGTTGCTTTTTGTGTATTATATTCTCCTACTTTTTCTTTTTCTGATAAAATATTCCAATTGAATTTAATATCATCATCATAACCAAATAAATTCATACTCACCCTATCAACATACTTTTCTTTCATTTCCGGATAAGTTTTAAAAATCTTATATGAGAATTTCGGCATTTTAATAAGTTTCGTGATATCTTTCCAACTTTTTGTTTTTTCCATTTCGTCAACAGCAACTTTAATAATGGAATCCTGAGCTGGTATTGTATAATCCTGATAGATTGATTTCTTTGGAGTAATATCAAGGATGGTAATGATCTTATCCAGCTTCGCCGAATCTTTCTTTGGCTTAAAAGTCAGTTCATAAAAGAAACGGTTAGCAGTTTCCTTTGATTCCTGAGCTCCTGCAAATGCAAAAAGAGCGATAAGAAATATGGAGAATAACTTTTTCATTATTTCAAGTTTTATATAATTAGTAATCACATCTCTTCTTTTGTTACAGTTTCTTTGAAATTTTATTTTCAGAAAAAGATTTATTGCTCCGGATTACCTTGTGATTAAAAAATTATGATTCTCTTAAAACAGTTTCATTTTTAAAACGCTTACCTTTAAGTTTCTAAAAAACAAAATATTATGGATACCTTATCTCAATTAAAATCCGAACTGGAAGGAGAATTCCAAACCACAAAAAAGTTTATTGAATTGTTTCCCGAAGGAAAAAATGACTTCGCACCTCATGAAAAAAGTATGAAACTGATGCCACTTGCCACTCATCTTGTAGAAGTTTTTGAATGGCCGAATACTATTTTAAATACTTCCGAACTGGATTTTGGCAAAGGAGACTACAAACCAACCATCCTTTCTACAAAAGAAGATCTTATGAAAAAGCTTGAAGAAGATTATCAAGCTGGTAAAAAGGCTCTTGAAAACAGTACAGAAGACGACCTGAACCCAAGCTGGACCATTAAAAATGATGGTCATGAACTGGCAAGCTGGAGCAAATACGGAGCCATCCGACATGCTTTAAACCAGATTACGCACCACAGAGCCCAACTGGGAGTATATTACAGACTGAACAACATTCCTTTGCCTGGAAGCTATGGGCCTTCGGCAGACCAGCAAAGTTTTTAATTTTAATACATCAATATATCTCAACAAAAAAACCAATCCGGATGGATTGGTTTTTATTTTATTTAAAGTTGAATTTTACGCTTAGCATAACTTGGCTAGGGCGGAGCTGCATTGTAGTTTGTGTAATTGTTGTATTGTCAATATCAATTCTTTCAAACACTTTTTTGTTTGCAATATTCATCCACTTCAACTCAAAATCAATTTTTTTCTTAGCCCATGAAAATTGATAGGAAAGATCAAAGAAACCGTTGTTATATTTCACATCTGCAGATTTTGAATTGATCTGATCCCAATAAAACCCTATGGTATGGTTTTCTAACGGATAGAAAAACACATTAAGGTTATGACTATATCCTTCAGATTTTCCTTTGTTTCCTGTAAGATAAATATTAGATGTTTTATTCCAGGTTTTAGAGGCGTTAAAGTCTACACTCATCCATGAGAAATAGGTATTGTTAAATTTAACTCCTAAAGTATTTCCGTTTGTTTTGTTATCAATATCATCTGTGTTTCTAATGGATTGAGATTTAGAAATAGTATTATTATAACTTAATGACGCATTGGTTTTAAATTTAGGGAAATATTTTCCTATTTCCGCGTAATAGGTATTACTGGTTCTTTTATTTTCTCTTTCCAAGTATTCTGTAACTCTAAAGCCTGATTCGTTAACGATACTTGAAGCAATAAGGTTATTTTTGGCATCACTTATTCTATATCCTACATTGAAGAAAAGATTATTTAACGGATTTCTGTATTCCAATCTTCCACCAGCATTTTTTGTGTTGGTTTCGGGGATCGGATTTTTAGGATTCATCACATTAAACCCTCCCGGACTTGTAAGAATATATCCCGCATAAGCTGTCTGAATGTCTCCAAAATTATTACTTATACCTCCATTTACACTAGCTTTAAAGAATGAGGCAAATGAATATTGAGCAAAGACATTAGGGGTAAATGTTACTTTACTCAAAGATTTTGAAACATTTCTAAATGCATCTTCAGCTTTGATATTATTAAAGTTAACAGGGAAACTTGAAAATAAGCTCCATGATTCGGATTTATAATTAATTCCCACTGAGGCAGATGGATTGATTCTTGTGAATTTCAAATCATTTTCATAAGCCAAACTTGCAAAATTTGGAGAATTGTTAACTGTACTTCCATCAAAGTTTGTCGTCAGTTTATCTGTAGAAAGATCAAATCCTACTTGTGGGGTAAATGTCCACCCCTTTGCAGAGAAACTAATATTTGCAGAATGTGATGTATCTAAAGATTTAATTCTGAAATACTGCAAAGCTGTACTTCCTGGTGTGAATTTAATAGTAGTTAAGTCTGTACTATTTGGTTCTTTATAAGGAAACTGCAGATAATCAGCAGGAGAAATTTCTAATATCTGCTTATCATTCTGATAACTAATATAAGACTTGAAATTCACCATCTTTTCTTTCCATGGAATGATTGTGCTTAAAGAGTTCTGAAAAGATGTTGTAGGTGACTCCAAAGCTTCATTTCCTATTCTGTAACCTTGCTTATCATTTCTTTCAGCAAAGGCTCTATCTCCATTCCAGAATTGAGAAAACGTGGTTGTATTTTTAAAGAATCCTTTTTTAGCGTTCTTTGTGAATATTAATTCTCCTTTCAGCTTATCTGTATAGAAATTGTTCAGGAATCTTGTAGTATATTGTGTCCCTTGTTGGATATCTCTGGTAACACTATTTGACTCTCTTTCCACTGCATTATTAGTATAGTTTGCATTGGCTTTAAGTTCCCATTCTTTCTTATTATCAATATTGGTAAGGTAATTTGCTGACAGATAATGAACACTATTCATCAGATATCTTTTTACCGGAAGGTCGGGTACTGTTGCATTTTCTACATTCAGCCAGTTATTTTGCGAAATATTACTTCTTCTTCCTTCCCAAGAGCTGCCAAATGCAAGAATATTCCCCTCATTTTCCACCTGCTCACCCATATTATTGGTTTTATAATTGACTACCCATTGGCTTTTCTGTCCGAAAAACATGGGAGTCAGTTTTACATTCCAAAGCCATGGATCTCCAAAGCCTGTTCCTACTTCTCCTCTACCGGTCATAGTAACGGAATTTTTCAGTTTGATATTGATTGCTGCCTGGTCTGAAGGCACTTTATCCTGAAGAATTTTTACCGGCTGATGATTTTCAAGAACTTCTACTTTTTGTACTGCATCTTTCGGAAGTGAATTGTTGATGGTACCATAACCGCCTTCCATAAGGTCTTTTCCGTTTACATAGAATTTATTAATGGCATTTCCCTGATAAAGGATTGTTCCGTCGTTATTGACTTCAATTCCTGGGATCTTTTTCATTACATCTGCCAGAGTTCTGTCATTTTTACTGTTGAAAGCTTTAAGATCGTAAGAAATAGTGTCACCTCTTGCGGTAATCATTTTTGTTTTCAACTGTACTTCCTTAATTTCTGTAGCTTCAGACTGCATTTTGAAACTCAGGGTTTGATCAGAGTTACTGATTTGCTTTGTAAGGGGTTTTTGATTGAATGCTTTCACTTTAAGATCCACATTGGGTTCCGCAGAAGTAAAAGTTACTTTATATTCTCCTTTAGAATTAGTAATTCCATATGCCAGAATAGCGTCTTTTCCTGGTTCTTCTATGGTAACACTGGCGCTTGGTATGGCCACCCCGTCATCATCAGTAATCTTTCCTGAAACGGTCTTCTGCGCAAAAGTAAGCACAGTAAAGAAAAGCATCAGAAATAAAGAAATATTTTTTTTCATACCTATTATTTGCTCAATTAGTTAATCATTGTAGTTTTTTGTTACACTTCTTATAAAGATGGCTTTTATAAGTAAAAGTTAAATCTTTTATCACTACAAACATAGTTATAATTTTGTTTTTTACGGCTTGTAAAAAACAAATTGTTATTTCTTTTAAATTATTAACTATAATTAACAAAACAATTTTTGATTTTTTTGTGTTTTAACAAAAACATTATAGATAAATTATATCAAAACCCTGTTTTTATTTTCCTCATATTGTCTACTATAAAATTTATAATTTTATGATTTATTAAAAAAAATAATCCATAAAATAATTATTTCATATTAATCAATGATAAAAATTTTCATTCAATCTTTGACTGATTTTAGATCATTGATGTAGCATAAAGTTATTTTTATTCTTTTTTTACAACAAAAACAGAAATTTAATCAATTAACAAAAAAAATAATATTTTTAACTATTCCAAATAGTAAAATCTGATTTGAATCATAGATTAAAAAAAAATTAAAGACGAGGATCGTTAACATTTATTTAATAATTTTGTCATATAAATTTACTAAAATGGGAATTATTTTAAAGCCTATAGATATTGTAGATGACATTTCCAAAGAGGAATTCTACGAAAAATATCTGAAGCCAAGAAGGCCCGTTGTCATCAAAAATATGGCAAAAAAGTGGCCTGCTTACCAAAAATGGACGATGGAATACATGAAGGAGGTTGTAGGAGATGTAGAGGTTCCTTTATATGACAGCTCAAAAGCAGATCCTTCTGCTCCCATCAATTCTTCTGCTGCAAAAATGAAATTTGGGGATTATATAGATCTCATTCAGCGGGAACCAACCGATCTCAGAATATTCCTTTTTGATCCTATAAAATACGCCCCAAATCTTTTGGAAGATTATATTTCTCCCAAAGAACTGATGGGAGGGTTTCTTGATAAATATCCTAATATGTTCTTCGGTGGAAAAGGATCTGAAACATTCCTTCATTTTGATATTGATATGGCGCATATTTTCCATACTCACTTCAACGGAAGAAAACATATTCTTCTTTTCGATTATAAATGGAGAGAAAGACTTTATCAGATACCCTATGCAACCTATGCACTGGAAGACTATGATATTGAAAACCCAGACCTTACAAAATTTCCGGCACTGGATGGCGTAGAAGGAATTGAATGTTTCCTGGAACATGGAGACACGTTATTCATGCCTACAGGATGGTGGCACTGGATGAAATATCTGGATGGAAGTTTCTCTATTTCTTTAAGAGCATGGGACAAATCATGGGCAGTAAAAGCACATTCCCTATGGAATCTTACCGTACAGCGTAAATTTGACGATGTTATGAAGTCTCAGTTTAAAAGCAAATACATGGACTGGAAAGAAAAGCTTGCTATTGAAAGGGCAGAAATCGCTTTAAAAAGGGGATTACCGAGATAAAAAAAAGACGTTTCAAATGAAACGTCTTTTTAATTCTATTATAAAATGCTATTTCTTAATCATTTTATAGCCTTTTTCTGTCTCTTTATCTTTAACCTTCACTATATAGTTTCCTGCTGCCAGTTCACTTACATTTACAGTTCCACTTTCTGAGTTCATCATTTCTTTTTTCACCAGTTTTCCATTAAAATCATAAATATTGACTTCAGATATATTAGTTTTATTTTTAATATGTACAATATCTTTTGCCGGATTTGGATAGATGGATGCACGGCTGTTATCTGCTTTTGCATCAGAAACCGACAGACTGTTTGCTGAAATCTGGAAATCATCTATCCCGATAAACCAGACATCTTCTGTGGTAGAATAGAAAGCAATATAAATTGTCTGTCCTAAGTAAGGAGTCAGGTCATAAGTATATTGATTCCATGAAGTAGGGGGTTTTAAAGCGGCGACAAGCGTGTTGGTAAGGCCTGCGATGGTGGGAGTTGTTGTTGAGACTTTTACATCCACTGTCTCAGCAAGCCCGGCTCCTCTGTTTCTTGCCCAGAAAGTAAGCTTATCTGATACTCCTGCAGTGACCACTATAGCAGGGCTGATAACATAATCATCATGGGCAGTACTGCCATATTCCAATCCCAGAAAATGGGTTCCTGAATGAGGTGCATTGAATGAAGAATCATAGGAATCCCAGGTTTCCCAGGTTCCGGGATCTCCTCCATTAATTACCGTCCAATCGGCAGGCATTGTTGCCGAATCAAAACTTTGAGAATATTGTGCTAACAGACCTATTGGTATAAAGCACAGCAACGTTACGAATTGATAAATTTGTTTCATAGTGTTTATTTTTGATACTAATTTAATAAAAAACAAAGACATTGATTAACAAATCGTTACAAAAAAAACAAAAATAATCAGACTTTTTATGAAAGAACTCTACAACACCCTATAAACAGGATATTGTCTGAAAGTCTTTTCTTCAAAATAAGGGGAATGTCTGTAAATCCAATCCAATTGTGATTCTCCGTCTTCAGATAATTTTTTATCGGATGCTTTCACTGCTTCAAAGGCTTCTTTCAATTTTTTATCTTTTTTCAGCAGTTCAGCAGCCGTATCTTCAAAAATATAGGCGGAATAGTATTCTTTCTGGGCTAAAATTCCATCGAAGAAATTCCAGTTAAAAAACGAGTCTAATGCCTCAGGCTCAAGTGTTTCTATGACATATTTTACACCAGGCTGATTGGTAGAAACCAAATAGTCTCCAGCAGAAAAAGTTATATTCTTACGAGAGGCGTCTACAGTAGTTTCAAAATGCAGATAATGACCTTCATAGGGATTTTTAACGGTTTTGAAGTCTTTGATTTTATAAGATTCAACCGCTAAAGTACTGTCTTTCTGAATCGGTCTCATCTGAATATTATTTCTTCTGAATTCTTCAATTACGCGGTATTGTGACCGGGGAATCACATAATATTTGGGAATAGTAATATACCCTGTTGGGACAGCGGTAGTAAAGAGCTTGATATTTTTTGTAAAAGGTTTGTTTCTGTCATAATACAGCCTTGGCTTTCCGGAAACTTCACTGGGTTTGTATTTTCCTTCATAGCCTTTAAAATTCATAGTAGAGAACTTCGTGGAGTCTATTTTCCAACGGATACCATATTGTTTTCCAGCCTGATATTGTTTTAAATTTTCAAAACGAAGTTGTTTTATGGTGTGATAATCTTTGTCTAAATTCTGAAGGTTGACCAGCATATATTTGTAAGTAGCATCTACTCTTTTATCATAAGGTTTCAGCATATGGGTTTCAGGAACGGTTCCTAAAGAATTGAAGAGGGAAGCATATCCTGTGGAATATCTCGGAGAATCTTCAAATGAAGCAAATCCTACTTCGGGAACATCTCCATGAATGTTCACATAAGGTGTACTTTCATAGCCGAGTTTCTTCATATCCTCAAGGTTTTTAGTTTGATAATCATTATAGAAATAAGTTCCCAAAGTATTTCCAAGACGTTCTTTAAAGGTAGAAATATAAGTAAATGTATATTGATAATCAGCGCCGTTGCTGACATGATTATCAATAAAAACTTCTGGTTGCAACCATTGGTAAATCTCCTGAAAACTTCTGGCGTTTTTGGAATCTGCCTTAATAAAGTCTCTGTTCAGGTCATAATTTCTTGCATTTCCTCTGAAACCATATTGTTCCGGACCATTCTGATTGGCTCTGGAATAGGAGCCTCTGTTCAGCATTCCACTGACATTATAGGCGGAAATAGCGGCAATGATAAAGTTCTGTGGAGTTTTAATCTTTTGGGTGGCAAGATCTCTCATCAGCATCATGGTTGCGTCTATTCCGTCCGGTTCTCCCGGGTGAATACCGTTGTTGACGAAGAGAACGGCTTTATCTTTTCTTAATTTTTCAAGGTCTTTTTCAGCAAAAGGATTATAGACCACCACATAAATGGGTTTTCCGTTATCATCTTCTCCTTTTTTAAGGTACTGAATGGTATTAAAATTTTTAGCCAGATCCTGGTAATAGCTATTCATTTCATCATAGGTAACAGTCTGGTTGCCATTTCTTTTTTCAAAAGGGGTCTGAAATGATTTTTGAGCAAAAAACAAGGTAGAACTCAGGGTGAATAAAAGATATTTCAGTTTCATGGAAGTCATATTTTCAGACTTTAAAAGTAGTTATCTTTTGTGAGAAATGGTGATATATTGGCCGGCAAAAATTGTGAAAAGGTGAAAGTAAAATTATTTTAAAATAGAAACCTCACGGGTTTTGAAAACCCGTGAGGTTTGATTAATAATAGGACCAGAAGCCAGTTTATCTGTTTAATTCACTTAATTTCTTCCTTTTTCATCCGGATAGAGAGAGGGAAGCGGATCACTTTGCCAGAATTCTTTGGTATCAATATCCATGATGGATAAAGATCCGGTATAAGCAGCTCCGGTGTCCATATTCCAGATATTGGCTTTGTTGGCTGGTATTTTAATCCCAATATCAAGAGTAGGAGTATGCCCAATAAATATTTCTTTATACAGAAGCAATCTCTTAGGATATAATTCTGAATTCTTTTCCAGTTTTTTATCCATTGCTACAGCCGTTTCCCAAAGAGTTCTGTCCCATCTGTAATTACTGGAATAGACTTCCTTTTCCGGGCCGTGCATGGAGGCATATCCAGCATGAATAAACAGGCGGTTCTGATCATCAACATGATAATTTTTCATTCTTTGGAAGAATTCCAGATGAATATCCAGATCTTCCGGGAGATAATCTGCATAGCTTTCTATGGTACTTTTTCCTCCATTGAAGAGCCATACGTCAGGTTTTTGCCCCAATGCCAGCCAGTCTTCACACCAGGCATCATGATTTCCTTTGATGAAAATGCATTTCTGTTTTTTGGAAAGTTCGATTAAGAACTGTATAATTTGGGAGGACCCGCTCCATCCGTCTACATAATCTCCCAGGAAAATCAGTTGATCACTTTGTGTAACTTCAGCTCTTTCAAGAACCTGCTGTAAAGCTTTAGATCCTCCATGAATGTCTCCTATGACTAATGTTCTGCTCATTTTACTTTGAAATATATTTTGCATCTACAAAATCAGTCAGCCAGACTCCGTTTGCAGACTGATAGAAAGATAATCCATCCTGATGCATTGTTCCGGTTCTGATGGTAAGAATCACAGGTTTGCCGTGTCTCATCCCGACCTTTGCAGCAGTCTCTTTATCAGCACTTAAGTGTACATGCTGGCGTGTTCTTTTTTCAATTCCTTTGTCTAAAATTGAAGAAATATTGGCTTCTGCAGTTCCGTGATAAAGGAATTCAGGAGGCTGTTTAACTTCCAGAGCCAGATCTATATCAATGGAATGTCCCTGGCTGGCTCTGATCATGGTTTTATCTTCGTTAAAGGCAAAACGTTTTTTATTATTGGTTTCTACTACCTCATCCAGTTCTTCAGGAGTAAAATATATTCTTTTCTTTGCTGATTTTGCTCTCAACTCTTCTATATCTGCCCAACCGTTTTCATCCAACGAAAGTCCAATGCTTTCTGGTTGATGTCGTAAGATCAGGCTTAAAAATTTACTTATTTTTTTCTTTTCTATTTCATTCATGATGTGTGTTTTAATTCATTAATTTATGGTGTAATTTCTCACACAATGCTTCAATATCATCTTTCCTCACCAGCTCAGCAATCCATTCTTCAGGAATATTTTCATATCCATAATAAATTCCTGCAATTCCTCCGGTAATGGCTCCTGTTGTATCTGTATCTTCTCCGAGGTTGACAGCTTTCAAAACTGCTTCAGAATAGCTTTCTGAGTTTAGAAAACACCAAAGGGAAGCTTCGAGACTGTGAAGAACATAACCTCCAGAACTTATTTCCTCCTCCTGCAACGTATGCAAAGGAGCTAAATCATATTCCCCAACTTTTAGCCCTAAAATCCGATGAAATTTATTCATTTCATTTTGTGAACAAATAGGATTACAATCCAAAAATTCACAAACTGTTTTCTGCATTGCCCTATATGCTTCCCATTTATCTTTTCCTTTTAGAATTTCCAAAGCAAATTCTAAATAAATAAAACAGGCTAAAATAGAACGGATATGTCTGTGTGTAATAGAGGAAACGTCTTTTATAATATCAAAGCGTTTCTCAATAGGAAAATCCTTGATATAAAATAATATCGGCATGATCCGCATTAAAGATCCGTTTCCATTATCGAACTCCGAATTTCCTCCGCATAAAGTAGGAGAAACACCTTTTCCAACTTTATAAATTGCTTGTGATGTTGCAATACCTATGTCAAAAACCTTTCCATGAGGAGTCCATATTTCCGCATTGTACCATTGTAAAAATTTCAATGCCATATCTGCAAGGTCATATCCTTTACACAAACTATCTGCAAGACACAATGTCAAAGAACCATCATCACTCCATGTTCCTGCAGGCTGGTGATGGGTTCCTAAAGCACGCATTTTAGTGACTGGTGAACGCTTAAGCTGTTCTCTACTTCTAAATTCTACAGGAACACCAAGAGCGTCTCCGATACAGACGCCCATGATTCCTGCTTTTACTTTGTTTTCCATCAAGCAAGGTTTACCAGTTTATCAAACAATAGCTTCATTCCCTGGGTTGCGGTTTCTTTCATCACTACAGCTCTTTGTCCGTATCCAAATCCTGTTTCATTAGGATTGATAACAATTAAAAGACAGTCATCTTTAATATCATGAATCAGGCCTGCTGCCGGATATACCTGCAAAGAAGTTCCAATTACCAGTAAAACATCTGATTCTCTGACAATTTCCCGCGCATTCTGATATAGAGGAACGTCTTCTCCAAACCAAACGATAAAAGGTCTTAACTGTGCCCCGTCTTCGGCTTTATCTCCGATATTGATATCCTTTTTTTGTTCATAAATCAGTTTCTTATTGCTGCATGAGCATGATTTAAATAATTCTCCATGAATATGAAGGATATTGGTAGATCCTGCTCTTTCATGAAGATCATCAATATTCTGGGTAATAATCTGAACTTCAAAATGTTTTTCCAGCTCTGCCAATAAGTGATGAGCTTCGTTGGGCTGTACTTCATGCAGCTGGCGTCTTCTCTGGTTGTAAAATTCCAGGACCAAAGCTCTGTCTTTTCTCCATCCTTCCGGACTTGCCACATCCGTTACATTATGATTTTCCCAAAGACCGTCTCCGTCTCTGAAGGTTTTTATTCCGCTTTCGGCACTGATTCCTGCACCGCTTAATATGGTTAGCTTTTTCATTGGTTTAATCTAATAGTTTTTTGTAAATCATTTCATTTTCATCATCAAAGCAAACAAAAATAATTTTCTCAATAATATCTGAATGAAATTTTCTGACCTCGTCTACCGCAATTTTTCCTGCCAGTTCTTTTGGAAATCTGTATACACCTGTACTGATATTGGGAAAAGCAATGGTTTTTACACCAAGATTTTCAGCCAATTTCAATGAATTATGGTAACAATCTGCCAGAAACTTAGATTCTTTTTCTTCATTTCCATTCCAAACCGGGCCTACCGTATGGATAACATATCTGGCCGGAAGATTTCCCGCACCAGTTATTACAGCTTCACCAGTATTGCATTTGCCCTGTCTGTTTCTAATTGCTCTGCATTCTTCTAATATCTCCGGACCTCCAGCTCTATGAATGGCTCCATCTACCCCGCCTCCACCAAGTAAAGACGAATTGGCTGCATTGACAATTGCATCAGCATTGATCTTTGTGATATCTCCTTTTATTAATTCAATTTTCATTTTAAATTGAGTTTTTTAATGTTGGAAATCAGTTTTTCCAACTCACTATTCGCAGCTTTCTCAAAATCATCTCCTATAAATACTTTGGTTACTTTGATGTTTCCTACAATTGCTTTATTAAAACCATCCAACTCTTCTGATGGCACCCATAGTTCGTTGTGGTTTCTTGCTCCTACATTCTGTGCAGGATATTGATCTGCCACTTCATCCAATACATCAAATTGGGTTACAAAACCAAGATAGTTTCCGGCTTCATCTCTGGTATTCCATTTTTCTGCAATCTCTGAAGCATAGTTTTCATCAAGAACGGGATAAAAAATAGGCTGCCATTCTAATCTAGGAGGAAATTTTCTAAATCCACTTTCTATAATTAAGATCATTTCTTTTTCTCCTACGGGTCTGTATAATGTTGTAGTTTTCATGGTTATTATTTTTTCAATCATTAATCATTCTTCTATTAAATATAAAATTAATACTTGTATCTGCAGGATTTAAAAAATCTGTTTAAAATCTTTTGAATACGGAGAATATGATCCATAGACTGCATCAAATTCTATATCCAGATTTTCTGGTTTAAATTTCTCATCTAGCTGATCTAAACAGGTAACAACAAGGTTCTTTTTAACCGGAAATACATAAGCTCCATCCAGTTTTAAGGCATAATTCAAAAGGTTATAATCTATTTCTCCTGTTCTTAAATCCTTCTGATATTCATTAAATGTACAGGTTTCTTCTTCATTATTTTTCAGTTTCATTTCTTTTTCACTGCTCATCCAGCCGTTTCCATGGCGGGTACCATAACTTCTGGTCACATAATACATTTCAATGTCTTCAATTTTTAAAAGTCTGCAGATTTCGTATGCATTCTTTGAGGTGGTATGAGCATAAGTCACATTGGGAAAAATACCATGATCCATATCGAGTAAAATACCCTGGCTTCCTTCAAAAATCAGGTGATCGAAGTAAGCCAGGTAGTTATAATCATTTATTTTCCAATCAATGCTGTCAATAGCTTCTAAAAAAGGGTGCAGAAGTTCACTGATTTCACTTTCATCTACAAAACCATAGTAATAGGCAATTCCTTTCAGCTTTTCCATCAGCATTTCTCTGGGTGCTATGAAATCTATGGCGAATAGTTTGTAAGGACTTTCGTGTCTTTTCATGGTAGCCCCTACTCCTTTTCCGCAGGTTCCGTGTTCCAGATTTCTAGCATTGATTCTGTTCTGCCATACATCAAAAGGAGTGGTAATCTTTGCCAGTGGATGAATATGAAGTGCAATATTTCCGTTCTTTGTTTTTAATTCTTCTCTTTCATTGAGCAGAAAAACAGGATGAATGGTACAGTGCTCCGTGAAGTAAGAGGGTAATCCGCGAAGAGACCCGCTGGCAAAACTTGAGTGTACATGCTTTTTATCATCAATCATCACCGTATGGGCAGCCTGCTGCCCCCCTGAAAAGCGGATTACAACCGCCTCCGGATTCTTTGAAGCCAAAAAATCTGTTGTAATCCCTTTTCCTTCATCACCAAAACCAAGTCCTATTACTATCTGTGCCTTTTTCATGTCCTTTTTTTTTGAAAGCCTTTGCCATCTTCATTTATGTTTTTAATTTCCTTGATGGCAATTGCTCTGTTTTAAAGCATTTGAAATTGATCTAATCCTTCTGTTTCTGTTGTTCCAAAGGTTTGATTTTTAAATTTATTGCAGATGATTTCTTTAATAACATTCGGAATTTCTCTGTGATCTTCTATGGAGATACAATTTTTTCCCAATAGTTCTTTCCACCCTCTGTCTGCTCTCAGCGCCTGATCTGAATGTAAAACACTGATATGGTATACTTCGTACTTCTTCTTTACTTCTTCCAGCAATTCAAGATGAGTATAAGTTTGCTGTCC
Coding sequences within:
- a CDS encoding metallophosphoesterase, encoding MSRTLVIGDIHGGSKALQQVLERAEVTQSDQLIFLGDYVDGWSGSSQIIQFLIELSKKQKCIFIKGNHDAWCEDWLALGQKPDVWLFNGGKSTIESYADYLPEDLDIHLEFFQRMKNYHVDDQNRLFIHAGYASMHGPEKEVYSSNYRWDRTLWETAVAMDKKLEKNSELYPKRLLLYKEIFIGHTPTLDIGIKIPANKANIWNMDTGAAYTGSLSIMDIDTKEFWQSDPLPSLYPDEKGRN
- a CDS encoding GLPGLI family protein, with protein sequence MKKLFSIFLIALFAFAGAQESKETANRFFYELTFKPKKDSAKLDKIITILDITPKKSIYQDYTIPAQDSIIKVAVDEMEKTKSWKDITKLIKMPKFSYKIFKTYPEMKEKYVDRVSMNLFGYDDDIKFNWNILSEKEKVGEYNTQKATTEFGGRKWTAWFSTDIPFQDGPYKFYGLPGLIVKIEDSEKNYSWKLSGNKKIENYEEMSNSDKINAKYGVPQTVTPTTKDKFEKAYASFKQDPMAEFRQKITPEMMNMKMPGSDITIGEMAKKQEKMAKDFFNANDNPIEKKQASDKKKK
- a CDS encoding cupin-like domain-containing protein, yielding MGIILKPIDIVDDISKEEFYEKYLKPRRPVVIKNMAKKWPAYQKWTMEYMKEVVGDVEVPLYDSSKADPSAPINSSAAKMKFGDYIDLIQREPTDLRIFLFDPIKYAPNLLEDYISPKELMGGFLDKYPNMFFGGKGSETFLHFDIDMAHIFHTHFNGRKHILLFDYKWRERLYQIPYATYALEDYDIENPDLTKFPALDGVEGIECFLEHGDTLFMPTGWWHWMKYLDGSFSISLRAWDKSWAVKAHSLWNLTVQRKFDDVMKSQFKSKYMDWKEKLAIERAEIALKRGLPR
- a CDS encoding T9SS-dependent choice-of-anchor J family protein — its product is MKQIYQFVTLLCFIPIGLLAQYSQSFDSATMPADWTVINGGDPGTWETWDSYDSSFNAPHSGTHFLGLEYGSTAHDDYVISPAIVVTAGVSDKLTFWARNRGAGLAETVDVKVSTTTPTIAGLTNTLVAALKPPTSWNQYTYDLTPYLGQTIYIAFYSTTEDVWFIGIDDFQISANSLSVSDAKADNSRASIYPNPAKDIVHIKNKTNISEVNIYDFNGKLVKKEMMNSESGTVNVSELAAGNYIVKVKDKETEKGYKMIKK
- a CDS encoding Plug and carboxypeptidase regulatory-like domain-containing protein, producing the protein MKKNISLFLMLFFTVLTFAQKTVSGKITDDDGVAIPSASVTIEEPGKDAILAYGITNSKGEYKVTFTSAEPNVDLKVKAFNQKPLTKQISNSDQTLSFKMQSEATEIKEVQLKTKMITARGDTISYDLKAFNSKNDRTLADVMKKIPGIEVNNDGTILYQGNAINKFYVNGKDLMEGGYGTINNSLPKDAVQKVEVLENHQPVKILQDKVPSDQAAINIKLKNSVTMTGRGEVGTGFGDPWLWNVKLTPMFFGQKSQWVVNYKTNNMGEQVENEGNILAFGSSWEGRRSNISQNNWLNVENATVPDLPVKRYLMNSVHYLSANYLTNIDNKKEWELKANANYTNNAVERESNSVTRDIQQGTQYTTRFLNNFYTDKLKGELIFTKNAKKGFFKNTTTFSQFWNGDRAFAERNDKQGYRIGNEALESPTTSFQNSLSTIIPWKEKMVNFKSYISYQNDKQILEISPADYLQFPYKEPNSTDLTTIKFTPGSTALQYFRIKSLDTSHSANISFSAKGWTFTPQVGFDLSTDKLTTNFDGSTVNNSPNFASLAYENDLKFTRINPSASVGINYKSESWSLFSSFPVNFNNIKAEDAFRNVSKSLSKVTFTPNVFAQYSFASFFKASVNGGISNNFGDIQTAYAGYILTSPGGFNVMNPKNPIPETNTKNAGGRLEYRNPLNNLFFNVGYRISDAKNNLIASSIVNESGFRVTEYLERENKRTSNTYYAEIGKYFPKFKTNASLSYNNTISKSQSIRNTDDIDNKTNGNTLGVKFNNTYFSWMSVDFNASKTWNKTSNIYLTGNKGKSEGYSHNLNVFFYPLENHTIGFYWDQINSKSADVKYNNGFFDLSYQFSWAKKKIDFELKWMNIANKKVFERIDIDNTTITQTTMQLRPSQVMLSVKFNFK
- a CDS encoding DinB family protein gives rise to the protein MDTLSQLKSELEGEFQTTKKFIELFPEGKNDFAPHEKSMKLMPLATHLVEVFEWPNTILNTSELDFGKGDYKPTILSTKEDLMKKLEEDYQAGKKALENSTEDDLNPSWTIKNDGHELASWSKYGAIRHALNQITHHRAQLGVYYRLNNIPLPGSYGPSADQQSF